A genomic segment from Psychrobacter arcticus 273-4 encodes:
- a CDS encoding DUF3124 domain-containing protein, whose translation MRKYRVSMLCLTALILFSGCDRSIQDPNVLFSEKHKDPIKQLEKTSIATDHSQFRYKQTFYVPIYSDIYTDRDNRKVLLSATLSVRNTTLKKSLYINKIDYYDTGGTLVKSYLRDPIELPAMATLNYIVEKEEDKGGSGANFIIEVEGIDDTVTPVIEAVMIGNFSNKSFAFMTEGTPVVH comes from the coding sequence ATGAGAAAATATCGAGTATCTATGCTTTGTCTGACTGCCCTGATATTGTTTTCAGGTTGTGATCGGTCTATACAAGATCCAAATGTGTTGTTTTCAGAGAAGCATAAGGATCCAATTAAGCAGCTGGAAAAGACGTCAATAGCAACGGATCATAGCCAGTTTCGCTATAAGCAAACGTTTTATGTGCCCATATATTCAGACATTTATACCGATAGAGACAATCGTAAAGTATTGCTTTCTGCAACACTCAGCGTGCGTAATACCACGTTAAAAAAATCATTATATATCAATAAAATTGATTATTACGATACTGGTGGCACACTGGTAAAGTCCTACTTAAGAGATCCTATTGAGCTGCCAGCGATGGCAACCCTAAATTATATTGTAGAAAAAGAAGAGGATAAAGGTGGTTCTGGTGCCAACTTTATTATTGAAGTAGAAGGGATAGACGACACCGTTACACCTGTCATTGAGGCGGTCATGATCGGTAATTTTAGCAATAAAAGCTTTGCTTTTATGACTGAGGGTACGCCTGTTGTACATTGA
- a CDS encoding potassium channel family protein yields the protein MKFIIVGLGGFGSSLGMALTSQGHEVIAIDSSMEKVETYKKVITHTICMDATDEYTVNGLPIKDTDIVVVAIGEDQGANVMATALFKTLKARRLISRSINPLHEKVLQAIGVDDIFHPEKEAAMRWEKRLSLRYFVDSFELSDNFSIVEISIPTDLIGKTIGELQLEHRFSIKLLSTMRYEHYQDSFGRMQTKPNIQGLAAPEQVLQDNDVLVIYGANKHINKFLRSVGVKAY from the coding sequence ATGAAATTCATTATCGTAGGTTTGGGCGGTTTTGGGTCTTCGCTTGGTATGGCGCTGACCAGTCAAGGTCATGAGGTGATTGCTATTGATAGCAGTATGGAAAAGGTCGAAACTTATAAGAAAGTGATTACCCATACGATCTGTATGGATGCGACCGATGAATATACAGTCAATGGTCTACCGATTAAAGATACCGATATTGTCGTAGTAGCTATTGGTGAAGACCAAGGTGCCAATGTCATGGCGACAGCACTTTTTAAAACGCTAAAAGCGCGGCGTTTGATTAGTCGTAGTATCAATCCACTACATGAAAAAGTCCTACAGGCGATAGGGGTGGATGATATTTTTCATCCTGAAAAAGAGGCGGCAATGCGCTGGGAAAAACGGCTGTCCTTGCGTTATTTTGTAGACTCGTTCGAATTGAGTGACAACTTTAGTATTGTCGAAATTAGCATTCCTACCGATTTGATTGGTAAAACCATTGGCGAGCTACAGCTTGAACATCGATTTAGCATCAAATTGCTCAGTACCATGCGTTATGAGCATTATCAAGACAGCTTCGGTCGTATGCAAACCAAGCCAAATATACAAGGCTTGGCAGCACCCGAACAAGTGCTACAAGATAATGATGTGCTGGTCATTTATGGTGCTAATAAACATATTAATAAGTTTTTACGTAGTGTTGGGGTTAAAGCTTATTAA
- a CDS encoding AAA family ATPase, translated as MRQSSALNILKTGQNVFLTGSAGAGKTYTLNQYIDYLRARRIPVAVTASTGIAATHMNGTTIHSWSGIGIKDELTDRDLTNLSRKQFLADRLKDTAVLIIDEVSMLHAKQLNLVSQVLKHVRKNDKAFGGIQVVVAGDFFQLPPIGSKGESNREKFAFMSEAWLDAKFHICYLSEQHRQVSEAANGRLDLDDILNQIRRQEVTFEAIAALEATFDQNVDIKRTRLYTHNLNVNKINDKELADLSGEVMRFEATSVGDSKLVETLKKTVRTQDDLVLKVGSKVMFIKNNTELGVSNGTMGELIGFAAVKIDDSKDNSDDLIAEDDDIGSDTDSDASNEKQTAKNAKNKAKKDKDSDKKHPKTKKPTTQKMPVVRLNTGREVIAEPEEWIIEDETGDVLASYEQVPLCLAWAITIHKSQGMTLEAAEIDLSRTFELGQGYVALSRLKSLAGLQLLGMNDMSLQLDPLARGADKRFLVLSDEADANYAMLDEESMTQAHEKFILKSGGTLSQSVIDAYANLQKKRHEQQQAQIGKKKKLGNQVSDKSDNTLLATRLLLEESLSIAEISQARQLSQATIMRHIAELKSQDPSLVCDHLRPADEVMTAVGNAYVAIKVANNPNDFNDDGSIKLRPIFEYLKQSADYNTIRLALIFITP; from the coding sequence ATGCGTCAATCTTCTGCTCTTAATATTTTAAAAACAGGTCAAAATGTCTTTTTGACGGGCTCAGCAGGTGCAGGTAAGACTTATACTCTTAATCAATATATCGATTATCTGCGTGCGCGTCGGATACCGGTTGCTGTTACCGCGAGTACAGGTATTGCCGCCACTCATATGAACGGCACAACGATTCATAGCTGGTCAGGTATCGGCATCAAGGATGAGCTGACAGATCGTGATTTGACCAATTTATCACGCAAACAGTTTTTGGCAGATCGATTAAAAGATACCGCAGTATTGATTATTGACGAGGTATCGATGCTGCATGCCAAGCAGCTCAACTTGGTTAGCCAAGTACTTAAGCATGTGCGTAAAAACGACAAGGCCTTTGGTGGTATTCAGGTGGTCGTGGCAGGGGACTTTTTCCAGTTGCCACCGATTGGCAGTAAAGGCGAGAGCAATCGTGAGAAGTTTGCTTTTATGTCTGAAGCGTGGCTCGATGCCAAGTTCCATATTTGCTATCTCTCTGAACAGCATCGGCAAGTCAGTGAAGCGGCTAATGGCAGACTTGATTTGGATGATATTCTCAATCAAATTCGCCGTCAAGAAGTGACCTTTGAGGCGATTGCTGCTTTAGAAGCTACCTTTGATCAAAATGTCGATATCAAGCGTACGCGCCTTTATACTCACAATCTCAATGTTAATAAAATCAATGACAAAGAGTTGGCTGATTTATCTGGCGAGGTGATGCGTTTTGAAGCCACGTCTGTTGGCGATAGTAAATTGGTTGAGACCCTGAAAAAGACGGTTCGTACTCAAGATGACTTAGTATTAAAAGTTGGCTCAAAGGTAATGTTTATCAAGAACAATACTGAGCTTGGCGTGTCTAACGGTACGATGGGCGAGCTGATTGGCTTTGCTGCTGTCAAAATTGATGATAGCAAGGACAATAGTGATGATTTGATAGCAGAAGACGATGATATTGGTAGCGATACAGACAGTGATGCTAGTAACGAGAAACAGACTGCTAAAAACGCAAAAAACAAAGCCAAAAAAGATAAAGACAGTGATAAAAAGCATCCAAAAACCAAAAAGCCGACGACACAAAAAATGCCAGTAGTTAGGTTGAATACTGGGCGTGAGGTTATCGCTGAGCCAGAAGAGTGGATCATCGAAGATGAGACAGGGGATGTGCTGGCGAGCTATGAGCAAGTGCCGCTGTGTCTGGCATGGGCAATTACCATTCATAAGTCACAAGGTATGACGCTCGAAGCCGCTGAGATTGATTTGTCACGCACCTTTGAGCTTGGGCAAGGCTACGTGGCATTATCGCGACTGAAGTCTTTGGCAGGCTTGCAGCTGCTGGGTATGAATGACATGAGCTTGCAGCTTGACCCACTAGCACGGGGTGCGGATAAGCGGTTTTTAGTGCTTTCTGATGAGGCTGATGCCAATTATGCGATGCTTGATGAAGAGAGTATGACGCAGGCACACGAGAAATTTATTCTTAAATCAGGTGGTACATTAAGTCAGTCGGTGATTGATGCCTATGCGAATCTACAAAAAAAGCGCCACGAGCAACAGCAAGCGCAAATAGGGAAAAAAAAGAAACTTGGCAATCAAGTCTCTGATAAGTCAGATAATACCTTGCTCGCTACGCGACTATTACTAGAAGAGAGCTTGTCAATCGCTGAGATATCGCAAGCGCGTCAGCTGTCACAGGCGACTATTATGCGTCATATTGCTGAGCTGAAATCTCAAGATCCAAGCCTTGTTTGTGACCATTTGCGACCAGCAGATGAGGTCATGACGGCAGTGGGCAATGCTTATGTGGCCATTAAAGTTGCTAATAATCCAAATGACTTCAATGATGACGGTAGTATTAAGCTACGTCCGATATTTGAGTATTTAAAACAAAGCGCTGATTACAATACCATTCGTTTAGCATTGATATTTATTACCCCGTAG
- a CDS encoding DUF779 domain-containing protein, with the protein MKVTATESCKALIELLKSKHGDLMFHQSGGCCDGSSPMCYPLGEFKVGGQDVLIGELVGCPFYMGKAQHTLWQHTDLTIDVVDGRGASFSLEIPEGKRFIVRSEVCAV; encoded by the coding sequence ATGAAAGTCACGGCGACAGAGTCCTGCAAAGCATTAATCGAGCTACTAAAATCTAAACATGGTGATCTGATGTTTCATCAATCGGGCGGCTGCTGCGATGGTAGCTCTCCCATGTGTTATCCATTGGGTGAATTCAAAGTGGGCGGACAAGATGTACTCATCGGTGAGCTGGTCGGCTGTCCATTTTATATGGGTAAAGCGCAACATACATTATGGCAGCATACTGATCTGACCATTGATGTAGTCGACGGACGCGGTGCCAGTTTTTCACTTGAGATACCCGAAGGGAAGCGATTCATTGTGCGTTCAGAAGTCTGTGCGGTCTAA
- a CDS encoding acetaldehyde dehydrogenase ExaC, protein MLYAYPNTENSPVQFRKKYDNFINGEWVAPIDGEYFDNSSPIDGKTFCQIARSKEADVEAALDAAHAAKDAWGKTSVTERSNMLLKLADGIEANLEKIAIAESYENGKPVRETLAADIPIAIDHLRYFAGVIRAQEGGISQIDEDTVAYHFHEPLGVVGQIIPWNFPILMAIWKIAPALAAGNCVVLKPAEQTPASILYMLDVIGAADILPKGVLNVVNGFGVEAGKPLASNPRIDKVSFTGETTTGRLIMQYASENIIPVTLELGGKSPNIFFADVMDEDDDFLDKAVEGLVMFALNQGEVCTCPSRALVHESIYDEFMKRCIARVKAIKMGNPLDTDTMIGAQASSDQLEKILSYLDIGKKEGAKVLVGGELAKHDGDIANGYYVQPTIFEGTNDMRVFQEEIFGPVLAVTTFKDDEEAMALANDTLYGLGAGVWTRNGTRAYRFGRGIKAGRVWTNCYHLYPAHSAFGGYKQSGIGRENHLMMLDHYQQTKNMLVSYSPKAMGFF, encoded by the coding sequence ATGTTATACGCTTATCCCAATACTGAAAACAGTCCCGTCCAATTCCGCAAAAAGTATGACAACTTTATCAATGGTGAGTGGGTCGCGCCAATCGATGGCGAATACTTTGACAACTCAAGTCCAATCGACGGTAAAACCTTCTGTCAGATCGCGCGCTCAAAAGAAGCAGATGTTGAAGCTGCGCTAGATGCCGCTCATGCCGCCAAAGATGCATGGGGCAAAACCAGTGTCACTGAACGCTCTAATATGTTGCTCAAACTTGCCGACGGTATCGAAGCCAATCTCGAAAAAATCGCCATCGCCGAGAGTTATGAAAACGGTAAACCAGTTCGCGAAACCCTTGCCGCTGATATTCCAATCGCCATCGACCATTTGCGTTACTTCGCTGGCGTGATCCGTGCTCAAGAAGGCGGCATTAGCCAAATTGATGAAGATACAGTCGCCTATCATTTTCATGAACCTCTAGGTGTCGTCGGTCAAATTATTCCTTGGAACTTCCCTATTCTAATGGCGATTTGGAAAATTGCCCCTGCTCTTGCAGCTGGTAACTGCGTCGTCCTCAAGCCTGCCGAGCAAACCCCTGCTTCTATTTTGTACATGCTTGATGTAATAGGCGCAGCGGACATTCTACCGAAAGGCGTATTAAACGTCGTTAACGGCTTCGGTGTTGAAGCTGGTAAGCCACTCGCTTCTAATCCACGTATTGATAAAGTTTCCTTTACTGGTGAAACCACCACTGGTCGCTTAATCATGCAATACGCCAGTGAAAATATCATTCCAGTAACGCTAGAGCTGGGTGGCAAAAGTCCAAACATCTTCTTTGCCGATGTCATGGATGAAGACGATGACTTCTTAGATAAAGCAGTCGAAGGCTTGGTCATGTTTGCGCTGAACCAAGGCGAAGTCTGTACTTGCCCATCACGCGCCCTCGTTCACGAAAGCATATATGATGAATTTATGAAACGCTGTATCGCCCGCGTTAAAGCCATCAAAATGGGCAACCCGCTCGATACCGATACCATGATCGGCGCCCAAGCCAGCTCAGATCAGTTAGAAAAAATCCTATCTTATCTAGATATCGGTAAGAAAGAAGGCGCGAAAGTCCTTGTGGGTGGTGAACTTGCCAAACATGATGGCGATATAGCAAACGGTTATTATGTGCAGCCGACTATCTTTGAAGGCACCAATGATATGCGCGTGTTCCAAGAAGAAATCTTTGGTCCTGTGCTTGCCGTCACTACTTTTAAAGACGATGAAGAAGCAATGGCTCTCGCCAATGATACCTTATACGGTCTTGGTGCTGGTGTATGGACGCGTAATGGTACTCGTGCTTATCGTTTCGGTCGTGGCATTAAAGCTGGTCGCGTGTGGACCAACTGCTATCACCTCTATCCTGCGCATTCTGCGTTTGGCGGTTATAAGCAGTCTGGTATCGGTCGTGAAAACCATCTGATGATGCTTGATCATTATCAGCAAACCAAAAACATGCTGGTGTCATATAGTCCTAAAGCGATGGGCTTCTTTTAA
- a CDS encoding type I glyceraldehyde-3-phosphate dehydrogenase, producing the protein MPDFSSATYRLTSNPATAEFHMTSDQTKPLRVAINGFGRIGRNVLRALLERFEVLGCAIHVVAINDLAPAETLLHLLRFDSTHGRLSQLGVTADIVQDGITDHQQKPCATAKNDIQLCLTKNNLTYGIRLLSRANPETLPWKDLQVDVVLECTGHYRSYEQASLHIEAGAKQVIIGAAPFDHVDACIVMGVNSHTLTRDLPIISSVSCTTQALVPLIDTLDKAFGVESAMMTEIHAVTADQTVLDQAHRDLRRARASGYNIIPTTSSSIAATERVLPNMVGKINGHSIRVPTIDVAAIDVTFVFEMPNVSIEAIRDVLKSASQAHLATIMDYTEEPLVSSDFIHQTESLIIDGQQLMQVGNQYKVFAWYDNEWGYANRMLDMCLHLASNKL; encoded by the coding sequence ATGCCTGACTTTTCTAGTGCTACGTACCGCTTGACGTCTAATCCTGCTACAGCAGAATTTCATATGACCAGTGACCAGACTAAGCCTTTGCGAGTTGCTATCAATGGTTTTGGTCGTATTGGTCGCAATGTATTGCGCGCACTGCTAGAGCGCTTTGAGGTGCTAGGATGTGCCATTCATGTAGTGGCGATTAATGATTTGGCACCGGCTGAGACGCTATTGCATTTACTGAGATTTGATAGCACGCATGGGCGTTTGAGCCAACTGGGCGTGACCGCTGATATCGTACAAGATGGCATCACCGATCATCAGCAAAAGCCCTGCGCGACAGCAAAAAATGACATTCAGCTGTGCTTGACCAAAAATAACCTTACTTACGGCATTCGTTTATTGTCACGAGCTAATCCAGAAACACTGCCATGGAAAGACTTGCAGGTCGATGTGGTGCTTGAGTGTACTGGTCATTATCGCTCATATGAGCAGGCAAGCTTGCACATAGAGGCGGGCGCTAAACAAGTGATTATCGGCGCGGCACCCTTTGACCATGTCGATGCTTGTATCGTGATGGGTGTCAATAGCCACACCTTAACGCGCGATTTGCCTATTATCTCTAGCGTCTCTTGTACCACTCAGGCGCTCGTACCGCTCATCGATACCCTTGACAAGGCATTTGGCGTTGAATCGGCTATGATGACTGAGATTCATGCAGTGACCGCCGATCAAACCGTGCTTGACCAAGCACACCGTGACCTAAGGCGCGCGCGAGCGTCCGGCTATAATATCATTCCAACTACTTCAAGTAGTATTGCTGCTACAGAGCGTGTGCTACCTAATATGGTGGGCAAGATAAACGGTCACTCTATTCGTGTGCCAACGATTGATGTCGCTGCGATTGATGTAACGTTTGTATTTGAAATGCCAAACGTCAGTATTGAAGCGATACGTGACGTTTTAAAGTCAGCGAGTCAGGCACATTTAGCGACTATCATGGACTATACAGAGGAGCCACTGGTATCAAGTGACTTTATCCATCAGACTGAGTCACTGATTATCGATGGACAGCAACTGATGCAAGTGGGCAATCAATACAAGGTTTTTGCTTGGTATGACAATGAATGGGGTTATGCTAATCGCATGCTCGATATGTGCTTGCATCTTGCCTCAAATAAGCTTTAG
- a CDS encoding TrkH family potassium uptake protein, which produces MYVGIPYRLLNKFIVVISLIGVGVALIDSGFTLSAWLQQLFHLFYMSIILLSFVTTLRRYIRPKIRLTVNKVAVFDLLTSIAILILLVLHFTELFQSGLSTPADGFIAIKIAVLVTFIREISDNNFSLNRTFLNPGQFFILSFLSVILVGSLLLMMPNATNQPISFIDALFTATSAVCVTGLIVVDTATHFTTFGQVIILGLIQIGGLGILTFVTYFSYFFKGGISYETQLSISEMTYSPRMGDMVTTLKSILYVTFGIEALAAILIYISIYDLAGMSVFERLFFSIFHAVSAFCNAGFSTFSAGLYDESLRFNYPLQLIISITFLFGGMGFLIVVNLLRYLRYRMQRALCRDGQRYAYQPWLLSINSRITLITSGALLLVGLIGVMMFEYHGVLAEHSSWYGKLVAGLFTAATPRTAGFNNIDMNDLAFPTIMLTIFLMWIGASPNSTGGGIKTSTFAIALLNTLSLARGQTKVEVFKREIADNSIRRAFSIMWLSLLVIGLGVTLISYDQPELDLIKVIFECFSAYSTVGLSLNLTTELSTFSKLVVSFIMFVGRVSMLTIFIALLKNRHERNYRYPTEEITIN; this is translated from the coding sequence ATGTATGTGGGCATACCGTATCGTTTATTGAATAAATTTATCGTTGTAATCAGCCTTATTGGTGTCGGTGTCGCCTTAATTGACAGTGGTTTTACATTGTCCGCTTGGCTACAACAACTGTTTCACCTGTTTTATATGAGTATTATTTTACTCAGTTTTGTCACTACGCTAAGACGTTATATACGTCCAAAAATACGCCTGACGGTTAATAAGGTGGCTGTCTTTGATTTGCTGACCAGCATTGCAATTTTAATCTTGCTGGTCCTACATTTTACTGAATTGTTTCAATCTGGATTGTCTACGCCGGCTGATGGTTTCATTGCTATCAAGATTGCCGTACTGGTCACTTTCATCCGTGAAATATCGGACAATAACTTCAGTCTCAACCGAACATTTTTAAACCCTGGTCAGTTTTTTATCTTAAGTTTTTTATCGGTGATATTGGTTGGATCATTATTGCTAATGATGCCAAATGCTACGAATCAACCCATCTCCTTTATAGACGCATTATTTACTGCGACCAGCGCCGTCTGTGTGACGGGGCTCATTGTTGTCGATACCGCGACCCATTTTACTACCTTTGGACAAGTGATTATCCTAGGTCTCATTCAAATTGGTGGTCTCGGCATCCTAACTTTTGTGACTTATTTTAGCTACTTTTTTAAAGGTGGTATCAGTTACGAGACCCAGCTTAGTATCAGTGAGATGACGTATTCGCCACGTATGGGTGATATGGTGACAACCTTAAAGTCTATTTTATATGTCACCTTTGGTATTGAAGCGCTGGCGGCAATCCTGATTTATATCAGTATTTATGACTTGGCAGGAATGAGCGTATTTGAGCGTTTATTCTTCTCAATATTTCATGCTGTTTCGGCATTCTGTAATGCTGGATTCTCTACTTTTAGTGCGGGGTTATACGATGAGTCACTGCGCTTTAATTATCCTTTGCAGCTGATTATCAGTATCACCTTTTTATTTGGTGGTATGGGTTTTTTGATTGTTGTTAACTTGCTTCGTTATCTGCGCTACCGTATGCAAAGAGCGCTTTGTCGTGATGGACAGCGCTATGCCTACCAGCCGTGGCTGCTGAGTATCAATAGTCGAATCACTTTGATCACCTCGGGTGCTTTGCTGTTAGTAGGGCTGATTGGGGTGATGATGTTTGAATACCATGGTGTGTTGGCTGAGCACAGCAGTTGGTATGGCAAGCTGGTAGCGGGTCTTTTTACTGCTGCGACCCCGCGAACCGCAGGTTTTAATAATATTGACATGAATGACTTGGCTTTCCCAACCATCATGCTGACTATTTTTTTGATGTGGATTGGCGCATCTCCAAACTCTACTGGTGGTGGTATTAAAACCAGTACCTTTGCCATTGCTCTACTAAATACGTTGAGTTTGGCGCGTGGACAGACCAAAGTTGAAGTGTTCAAACGTGAAATTGCAGATAACTCTATTCGCCGTGCGTTCTCTATTATGTGGCTGTCCTTATTGGTCATTGGGCTTGGCGTGACTTTGATCAGTTATGATCAGCCTGAGCTTGATTTGATTAAAGTGATATTTGAGTGTTTTTCGGCTTATAGCACGGTGGGCTTAAGCTTAAATCTGACCACGGAGCTATCCACTTTTAGCAAACTTGTGGTCTCATTCATTATGTTCGTTGGGCGTGTCAGTATGTTGACGATTTTTATTGCCTTACTGAAAAATAGACATGAGCGTAACTACCGTTATCCAACGGAAGAGATTACTATTAACTAA
- a CDS encoding OmpA family protein, protein MGSDNTFHVSLQNGHDSDAVICSSSQIISVGKLNQESGKVISRSKSYQFIPQTTTYLQVVLSAAGSPVIQQIPVDEALLLLNQTTRQIHQISRVLLDCNVSKSAPIPTLLQEPIAITTVGKPEIKNRAQFNVLFDFDNAGIKSKHSAVLRGMTNFIQAYPQIAVTLEGHTDNKGPESYHLKLSESRVNMVKNILVDKYGVDAMRLSTVGYGETMPVDSNNTEKGRQNNRRVVAIVSQRNN, encoded by the coding sequence ATGGGATCTGATAACACGTTTCATGTCAGTCTTCAAAACGGACATGATTCAGATGCCGTTATCTGTAGCAGCTCCCAAATCATCAGTGTAGGAAAATTAAATCAGGAAAGTGGCAAAGTTATTTCTCGCTCTAAGAGCTATCAATTTATTCCTCAAACAACGACTTATTTACAAGTCGTTTTGTCAGCAGCAGGTAGCCCTGTTATTCAGCAGATACCAGTTGATGAAGCGTTACTGTTATTGAATCAAACGACTCGTCAAATTCATCAGATTAGTCGGGTGCTATTGGACTGCAACGTTTCAAAATCAGCTCCAATTCCAACTTTACTCCAAGAACCGATTGCGATCACTACGGTAGGTAAGCCGGAAATTAAAAACCGCGCTCAATTTAATGTACTGTTTGACTTCGATAACGCAGGTATTAAAAGCAAACACTCTGCAGTGTTAAGGGGCATGACTAACTTTATTCAAGCCTATCCACAGATTGCAGTTACGTTAGAAGGTCACACGGACAATAAAGGTCCAGAAAGCTATCACTTAAAGCTTTCTGAGTCCCGTGTAAACATGGTTAAAAATATTTTAGTAGACAAGTATGGTGTAGACGCTATGCGTTTAAGCACAGTAGGGTACGGGGAAACTATGCCAGTTGATAGCAATAATACTGAAAAGGGTCGTCAAAACAACCGCCGAGTTGTTGCTATCGTTAGTCAAAGGAATAACTAA
- a CDS encoding D-cysteine desulfhydrase family protein has translation MQNKSIPSLPSMNRQPLGFFPTPLIELTRLSKALNGPKIYMKRDDNTGLALGGNKTRKLEFIIGDALAQGADTIVTAGAAQSNHCRQTAAAAASLGLECHLVLGGQEPDQLNGNLLLDKIFGCHIHWAGNNRKGEDIPDIVEQLENAGKKPYVVPYGGSSELGAFAFIEAFKELESQRQEMDISFTHIVFASSSGGTQAGLMLGNKIFNSPYQIVGINIDKGETDKVPFDQYIVSLANSTAALIGADYSFSETDLMLNSDYVGDGYGVIGALENEAIAMTAQTEGILLDPVYTGRAMGGLIDMIRTGKIKKTDSVLFWHTGGAPALFAYASALAVSQSDS, from the coding sequence ATGCAAAATAAATCTATACCAAGCCTGCCGAGCATGAATCGACAACCTTTAGGATTTTTCCCAACGCCGTTGATTGAGCTGACCAGATTAAGCAAAGCACTTAATGGCCCTAAAATTTATATGAAACGAGATGACAATACGGGACTGGCATTAGGCGGTAATAAAACCAGAAAGCTTGAGTTTATTATTGGGGATGCACTTGCTCAAGGTGCGGATACGATCGTGACAGCAGGTGCTGCGCAGTCAAATCATTGTCGCCAGACCGCAGCCGCCGCAGCCAGTTTGGGACTTGAATGCCATTTAGTTTTGGGCGGACAAGAGCCGGATCAGCTCAATGGCAATCTTTTACTGGATAAGATTTTTGGCTGTCATATTCACTGGGCAGGCAATAATCGTAAAGGAGAAGACATTCCTGATATTGTAGAGCAGCTCGAAAATGCAGGTAAGAAACCCTATGTTGTCCCTTATGGGGGCTCAAGCGAGCTGGGGGCTTTTGCCTTTATCGAAGCTTTCAAAGAGCTTGAATCGCAACGTCAAGAGATGGATATCTCGTTCACTCATATCGTTTTTGCGTCTAGCTCCGGTGGGACACAAGCGGGCTTAATGCTTGGCAATAAAATCTTTAACTCACCTTATCAAATAGTGGGCATCAATATTGATAAAGGTGAAACGGATAAAGTACCTTTTGATCAGTATATTGTCTCCCTTGCCAACAGCACAGCAGCATTGATCGGTGCAGACTATAGCTTTTCAGAGACAGATCTAATGCTTAATTCTGATTATGTGGGAGACGGTTATGGGGTTATTGGCGCATTAGAAAATGAAGCCATTGCCATGACCGCGCAAACGGAAGGCATATTATTAGATCCTGTTTATACGGGTCGTGCGATGGGCGGGCTCATAGATATGATTCGTACCGGTAAAATCAAGAAAACGGACAGTGTGTTATTTTGGCATACTGGCGGCGCGCCCGCTTTGTTCGCTTATGCCAGTGCTTTAGCGGTGTCTCAAAGCGATAGTTAG
- a CDS encoding M48 metallopeptidase family protein has translation MTTLKYIAHYSEHIQNQAAMLISSGKLGDYLDKNYPERHQIQNDKALYHYINDIKNQYMRKSNPLSQVTYNSKLTVLKHALGIHTYQSRVQGSKLKSHNSITVASLFKEAPPEFLRMIVVHELAHFKEQEHNKAFYQLCCHMEPDYHQLELDTRLWLHWREC, from the coding sequence GTGACCACTTTAAAATATATTGCTCATTATTCTGAGCACATCCAAAATCAAGCTGCCATGTTGATTAGTAGTGGCAAACTGGGCGATTATTTGGATAAAAACTATCCCGAGAGACACCAAATCCAAAACGACAAAGCGTTATATCATTATATTAATGACATAAAAAATCAGTATATGCGCAAAAGCAATCCATTGTCTCAAGTGACTTATAACAGTAAGCTCACAGTGCTCAAACATGCGCTGGGCATTCATACTTATCAGTCTCGCGTGCAAGGCAGTAAGCTTAAATCTCATAATAGCATTACGGTCGCAAGCTTATTCAAAGAGGCACCGCCTGAGTTTTTGCGTATGATAGTCGTCCATGAATTGGCGCACTTTAAAGAGCAAGAGCATAACAAAGCGTTTTATCAGCTGTGTTGTCATATGGAGCCTGATTATCATCAGTTGGAGCTGGATACGCGTTTGTGGTTGCATTGGCGCGAATGCTAA